The Mauremys mutica isolate MM-2020 ecotype Southern chromosome 1, ASM2049712v1, whole genome shotgun sequence genome has a segment encoding these proteins:
- the LOC123366026 gene encoding G-protein coupled receptor 183-like isoform X1, producing MLPTVKGGTFPSLAMAFPPETPVVKMVTVTTAFTTPQTNSCDLYEHQNTARILLPVFYSFILILGVFGNGLALVVIFKNRKKINSTTLYSTNLVLSDILFTTALPTRIAYYALGFHWPFGETLCRLTALIFYINTYAGVNFMTCLSIDRFFAVVHPFRYNKIRRIKHAKYICIFVWFLVFSQTLPLLIQSMSNEEGERTTCMEYPNFEKIPHLPWILLAACLIGYIIPLGIILFCYSQISCKLFQTAKENPLTEKSGINKKAINTIIFVIVVFVICFTPYHIAIIQHMIKKLQYNPLCSEQQTFQKSLHYTVFLMNFNCCMDPFIYFFACKGYKRRIMKILKRQVSISVSSAVRSAHEESSREMGETHMTILSKPSNGKL from the coding sequence agCTATGGCATTTCCTCCCGAAACACCAGTTGTGAAAATGGTCACTGTCACCACAGCTTTTACAACTCCTCAGACAAACTCCTGCGACCTGTATGAACATCAAAATACAGCAAGGATCTTACTGCCTGTGTTTTACAGCTTTATTTTAATTCTTGGTGTGTTTGGAAATGGACTTGCCCTCgttgtcatttttaaaaacagaaaaaaaatcaactctaCTACCCTCTATTCCACAAATCTTGTCCTCTCAGACATTCTTTTTACTACTGCCTTGCCTACACGAATAGCATACTATGCACTAGGATTTCATTGGCCATTTGGAGAAACACTTTGCAGACTAACTGCTCTCATATTTTATATCAACACATACGCAGGTGTAAACTTTATGACTTGCTTGAGTATTGACAGGTTTTTTGCCGTAGTCCACCCTTTTCGATACAACAAAATCAGAAGAATTAAACATGCCAAGTATATTTGTATATTTGTCTGGTTTCTTGTATTTAGCCAAACACTTCCATTGCTCATACAGTCCATGTCAAACGAGGAAGGAGAAAGGACTACATGCATGGAATATCCAAACTTTGAAAAAATTCCACATCTACCGTGGATACTTCTTGCTGCCTGTTTAATAGGGTACATCATTCCCCTTGGAATTATACTATTTTGTTATTCTCAAATTAGTTGCAAACTTTTTCAAACTGCTAAGGAAAACCCATTAACTGAAAAATCAGGGATAAACAAAAAGGCCATCAACACAATCATTTTTGTAATTGTCGTGTTTGTCATCTGTTTTACTCCTTATCACATTGCAATTATCCAACACATGATCAAGAAGCTTCAATATAATCCTTTGTGCAGTGAACAGCAAACCTTCCAGAAGTCCCTCCATTACACTGTGTTTCTGATGAATTTTAACTGCTGCATGGATCCTTTCATCTATTTCTTTGCATGTAAAGGATACAAGAGGAGgataatgaaaatactgaaacGTCAAGTTAGTATATCAGTTTCAAGTGCCGTCAGGTCAGCTCATGAAGAAAGCTCACGTGAGATGGGAGAAACACACATGACTATACTTTCAAAACCTTCAAATGGAAAGTTATAA
- the LOC123366026 gene encoding G-protein coupled receptor 183-like isoform X2: protein MAFPPETPVVKMVTVTTAFTTPQTNSCDLYEHQNTARILLPVFYSFILILGVFGNGLALVVIFKNRKKINSTTLYSTNLVLSDILFTTALPTRIAYYALGFHWPFGETLCRLTALIFYINTYAGVNFMTCLSIDRFFAVVHPFRYNKIRRIKHAKYICIFVWFLVFSQTLPLLIQSMSNEEGERTTCMEYPNFEKIPHLPWILLAACLIGYIIPLGIILFCYSQISCKLFQTAKENPLTEKSGINKKAINTIIFVIVVFVICFTPYHIAIIQHMIKKLQYNPLCSEQQTFQKSLHYTVFLMNFNCCMDPFIYFFACKGYKRRIMKILKRQVSISVSSAVRSAHEESSREMGETHMTILSKPSNGKL from the coding sequence ATGGCATTTCCTCCCGAAACACCAGTTGTGAAAATGGTCACTGTCACCACAGCTTTTACAACTCCTCAGACAAACTCCTGCGACCTGTATGAACATCAAAATACAGCAAGGATCTTACTGCCTGTGTTTTACAGCTTTATTTTAATTCTTGGTGTGTTTGGAAATGGACTTGCCCTCgttgtcatttttaaaaacagaaaaaaaatcaactctaCTACCCTCTATTCCACAAATCTTGTCCTCTCAGACATTCTTTTTACTACTGCCTTGCCTACACGAATAGCATACTATGCACTAGGATTTCATTGGCCATTTGGAGAAACACTTTGCAGACTAACTGCTCTCATATTTTATATCAACACATACGCAGGTGTAAACTTTATGACTTGCTTGAGTATTGACAGGTTTTTTGCCGTAGTCCACCCTTTTCGATACAACAAAATCAGAAGAATTAAACATGCCAAGTATATTTGTATATTTGTCTGGTTTCTTGTATTTAGCCAAACACTTCCATTGCTCATACAGTCCATGTCAAACGAGGAAGGAGAAAGGACTACATGCATGGAATATCCAAACTTTGAAAAAATTCCACATCTACCGTGGATACTTCTTGCTGCCTGTTTAATAGGGTACATCATTCCCCTTGGAATTATACTATTTTGTTATTCTCAAATTAGTTGCAAACTTTTTCAAACTGCTAAGGAAAACCCATTAACTGAAAAATCAGGGATAAACAAAAAGGCCATCAACACAATCATTTTTGTAATTGTCGTGTTTGTCATCTGTTTTACTCCTTATCACATTGCAATTATCCAACACATGATCAAGAAGCTTCAATATAATCCTTTGTGCAGTGAACAGCAAACCTTCCAGAAGTCCCTCCATTACACTGTGTTTCTGATGAATTTTAACTGCTGCATGGATCCTTTCATCTATTTCTTTGCATGTAAAGGATACAAGAGGAGgataatgaaaatactgaaacGTCAAGTTAGTATATCAGTTTCAAGTGCCGTCAGGTCAGCTCATGAAGAAAGCTCACGTGAGATGGGAGAAACACACATGACTATACTTTCAAAACCTTCAAATGGAAAGTTATAA